Sequence from the Candoia aspera isolate rCanAsp1 chromosome 7, rCanAsp1.hap2, whole genome shotgun sequence genome:
TTTgatcaaaatcaaataaaaggtTTCCACAGGAACAGATGGCACTAGTTTGAATTCTTTGTTCTCTAATTAGAGTAGCTTGAAAATGAATGCAAATATTTGAATGCATCTGCATTAATATTACTGATTTCTACTACAGTCAGTCCATTATGTCAAAACTTGAGCTTAGTATTTACCGGGAATGACTCCAAAGGCTTCTTGATGGGAAACACAGAATTTCCTGTATTCTATTGTGTAGGTGCTGAGGTAAGTTGCTATTTTAGGGTTAAATGTTGTAGTCActgatgcatatatatatataaggttgTATTCATAAAACACTGCCTGTTGCCTGTATCAACCTCATATAGTCTAACAGTTACCATAGAGAGAAGAGAATCCAAGCTGAGGTAAGTAAACTCTGAAACAGTATTAGATTAGAAACAATAGTCACCTGCTTGAAGTAATGTGCCTGTATATTTTAGACCTGAATGCTACAAATATTCAAGAAATGAGACTACATCTAATGCtgacaggaaagaaaaatgtttgtttttaatgattgcTACAAGCCTCCTGTACCTAATCTGTACaggataatattttaattattcattttatcAGTGTTGGGAATGAGCATAAATGTTTATGTAGGAGAAGGACATGCCaaattaatgtattaataaaTTACAATATTTCCTCAAATTATTTAGTCTCCCTCCATGTCTCTCATTCAGTTCATATGATACCTAGCAATTTTGCAGAGTTATCCATCAATGTCAAAGGCTATCAGGACATTGAGATGTTGGATTTCATGTTTTAGATCAACAGTATACAAACACACccaccacacaaacacacacaaacacacagagcaaaatattgttttcctgttgctttaataGTCTCTATAATTTTCAACATTACTGTTGTTTGTTATTTATAAATGCACAGacatttctgaagacatttcagtATGTTTCTGCATCTAGTCTCTCCTTTTTTAAAGAGCTAATTTTATAAATCAAGACTCCTATAATTTGAGGTTTACTATTACAGAATTGTACAAATACTACCTTATGATAGAAACTTGGCTTGtgtattcattttttaatgtacagCAATGGAAAAAGTTAGCTTCAGTGTGAATACTTTAAGAATGGACCTGGGCATAGAAATCTGATTATATGTCAAGCAACAAAAGTGAAGATCTAGACAGAATTTGTTTTCAgagtaattacatttttttagaaGAAAGTCAATAATTTTGTAGCACAGGGCTAACTGAAACAAAGCAGTAGATTTTTCAAAGTTCTCCAGACGTAGAAGGAACTTGCCTAAAGAGCAGCTATAATATTCTTTGATCTTCCTCTTGTGTGTGTAATGAGATCTGGACCTAGAAAACCTTCTCATCATAGAATctaaaaattaattaaagaatCACTGAACTAAGGCTGGATAGCTGTCAACCAAGGCAATGATGTCAGTTATTTGGGAAGGGGtactgtttgtttgatttttttgcagATAAATATGTTGCCAGGTTAAGGAAAAGGGTGTgtttaacaatttaaaaagtttACTCTACTTTAAAGcttcttttaaacaaatattgaATGTCCACACAGCTTATTTGATTAGCAACTTATAAGGATTCCAGACTGATACATAAATTAGTTGTAGATCAGATCTGCTAAGCAACCCTTTTTCTAATAAAGATGGGGTAGGGGAGCAGACAGAACTTATAGAAGACTATATTTTACTCTTATGAAAATATAAACTTtcaaattttattataaaattaaattaatatattttgttgctgaaaaaaaaagatggacatGTATTCTGTAACTTTATTTTGCCCTCTTTTTAAGGTAAACTATGAATATAATATTCTGTTCCAGCCTTTTGGTATCCTTCTTAACCAATATGGTGTGGCCTCCCACTATCAGAGCAATGGATGATCAACCTAATCCATACAACTGGTTGTTTTATACTTTTGAGTGTCCACAAGAATGTTTCTGTCCTCCCAACTTTCCAAATGCTTTATACTGTGATAGCAAGACACTTAAAGAAATACCTGCTATCCCAGCAAGAATCTGGTATCTCTATCTCCAAAACAATCTCATTGAGACAATTACAGAGAAGTCTTTTGGGAATGCCACCCAACTAAAATGGATaaatctgaacaacaacaaaatcactaCCGATGGAATTGAAAAGGGTGTgtttaacaatttaaaaagtttACTCTACTTGTTTctggaagacaattatttagaaGAGGTGCCTGCTCCCCTGCCAACAAGCCTTGAGCAATTGCGTTTAGCAAGAAACAAAATCAGTACAATCCCTGAAGGAGTTTTCAACAATTTGGAAAACCTAACTATGTTAGACTTACATCAAAACAAGCTGTTGGACAGCACTCTCTCAAGCAACACCTTCCAAGGACTGAGCAGCCTCATACAACTCAATGTTGCTCAAAATTCCCTTACAAAAATGCCACCAATCCTTCCAGCTAATGTGATGCAGCTATTTTTGGATAGTAATTCTATTGAAGCAatacctgaaaattattttgatGCAATGGTCAAGTTAGTTTCCCTACGGTTGAACAACAATAAATTAACTGATGGAGGTTTACCAGTCAAAGTCTTTAATATTTCATCCCTTCTTGATCTTCAGCTATCATACAATGAACTCACCATAATCCCAGCTATCAGTATCCACCTTGAGCATCTTCATCTTGATAACAACAGGATCAATAGTAAGTGCATATGGCCCAACTCTTTGAAGTAACTCTATTTTCCTACTATTTACAGAAATTTGCAATCTTGTTTTTAGATGGTCTTTCTTCTGAATAATATGCATTGGACTATGCTTCATACATCAGAATGGGGGGAATAAACAGCGTTTTGAAATTTTTCACACATATCAAGATACTGtacattaatataatttatatatttattcaatagATTTCaaggctacccaactccaaaAACATTCTGGGTGGCTTGCAGTTTCAAAAGAgtacataatataaaaatatgaatgcCCAGATAGAGCCATACaattaacaacaaaaacattGTCAGGAGCTGCATATACACCCTaaacccaggcctgggaacaaagccaAGTCTTAATACTTGAAGGGTGGGAGCTGTATGTATATCTgcggggatgctgttccagacacCAGGCCgatgacagagaaggcactctTCCTTGGTCCTGCAAGTTAACAATGTTTAACTGAAGACATCCAAAGCACACCCGCTCTGCCTgatcaggccctatgccatgaagtgctttataggtgacaactagcacttggaagccagctggtaaccaatgcagctcactaaGCAATGATGACAAAGGAGGTAGCAAGAAATTCCCATtattgcctgtgccactgcattttgaaacaACAGTAGTTTccaaatggttttcaagggcagaacGTTGCAATAGTCATGTCATGAAGTGAatagggcatgaatgactattGGAAGGGCCTCCAAATTGAAGAAAGGGTGCAACACaggatgaacctgtgcaaaggccctcctgacctCCTTTGAGCAGGAGCTCAAAGCAGGGGGACTCCCAAATTGTGTAGTAGTCATGAATggagaagtgcaaccccatccaagaacAAAAGTTGAGAATGTGCCAGATCTAGGGGGCCCAAACAGCCACAACACTCAGTTTTTTCAGGACTGAGCTTGAgtctgttcctctccatccagtCCTGAACAGCTTCTAGACACTGGGTCAGTATATTGACAGCTTCCCCTGTGCAGTCATGAGTTCAGATATACAAttgatactgtcatgagtactgatggcgagcaggaggggccctctatccaggggggaaaa
This genomic interval carries:
- the KERA gene encoding keratocan; this translates as MNIIFCSSLLVSFLTNMVWPPTIRAMDDQPNPYNWLFYTFECPQECFCPPNFPNALYCDSKTLKEIPAIPARIWYLYLQNNLIETITEKSFGNATQLKWINLNNNKITTDGIEKGVFNNLKSLLYLFLEDNYLEEVPAPLPTSLEQLRLARNKISTIPEGVFNNLENLTMLDLHQNKLLDSTLSSNTFQGLSSLIQLNVAQNSLTKMPPILPANVMQLFLDSNSIEAIPENYFDAMVKLVSLRLNNNKLTDGGLPVKVFNISSLLDLQLSYNELTIIPAISIHLEHLHLDNNRINSLNGTQVCPIPIPGDYVYETNLPQLRYLRLDGNGIKAPVPLDLMLCFRLLQALVI